Proteins found in one Methylobacterium sp. CB376 genomic segment:
- the hflC gene encoding protease modulator HflC has product MNGSNALRTAAIGLIAVVALLLYASAFTVSQTQQALVLQFGRVRTVLNQAGTDRPGLYFKIPFFETVVLFEKRLLDLDLPVQTVLSADRQNLEVDAFARYKVSDPLRFYQAVNNVQVANQRLSSFTNAAMRNVLASASRDAIVRTQREALMNRIQEDVNRQAKNLGIEIIDLRLTRVDLPAANSQAVYGRMQTERQREAADLRANGERDAATIRARADREVTVLVAEASQKADQLRGEGDADRNRILAQAFGQDPDFFAFYRSMQAYEKGLTGPDTRLVIGPGSDFFRYFNDPQGRSRPAAASPAPGQSGAPAPSGPAPAPGTPAPGQ; this is encoded by the coding sequence ATGAACGGCAGCAACGCCCTGCGGACCGCCGCGATCGGCCTGATCGCCGTCGTGGCCCTCCTGCTCTACGCCTCGGCCTTCACGGTGAGCCAGACCCAGCAGGCCCTCGTGCTGCAGTTCGGCCGCGTGCGCACCGTGCTGAACCAGGCCGGCACCGACCGGCCCGGCCTCTACTTCAAAATCCCGTTCTTCGAGACCGTCGTGCTGTTCGAGAAGCGCCTGCTCGACCTCGACCTGCCGGTGCAGACCGTGCTCTCGGCCGACCGGCAGAACCTCGAGGTCGACGCCTTCGCCCGCTACAAGGTCTCGGACCCGCTGCGCTTCTATCAGGCGGTGAACAACGTGCAGGTCGCCAATCAGCGCCTGTCGAGCTTCACCAACGCGGCGATGCGCAACGTGCTCGCCAGCGCCTCGCGCGACGCCATCGTGCGGACCCAGCGCGAGGCGCTGATGAACCGCATCCAGGAGGACGTGAACCGGCAGGCCAAGAATCTCGGCATCGAGATCATCGACCTGCGCCTGACCCGCGTCGACCTGCCGGCCGCCAACAGCCAGGCGGTCTACGGCCGGATGCAGACCGAGCGCCAGCGCGAGGCCGCCGACCTGCGGGCGAACGGCGAGCGCGACGCGGCCACGATCCGGGCGCGGGCCGACCGCGAGGTGACGGTGCTGGTCGCCGAGGCGAGCCAGAAGGCCGACCAGCTGCGCGGCGAGGGCGACGCGGACCGCAACCGCATCCTGGCCCAGGCCTTCGGGCAGGATCCGGACTTCTTCGCCTTCTACCGCTCGATGCAGGCCTACGAGAAGGGGCTCACGGGTCCCGACACCCGCCTGGTGATCGGCCCCGGCTCGGACTTCTTCCGCTACTTCAACGACCCGCAGGGCCGGTCGCGTCCCGCCGCCGCCTCGCCCGCCCCGGGCCAGTCCGGCGCCCCGGCGCCGAGCGGCCCGGCTCCGGCGCCGGGTACCCCGGCGCCCGGCCAGTAG
- a CDS encoding DegQ family serine endoprotease, protein MPAAESAPARRSEAFAKRRLPALAGALLALSVGTAALPSAALARGPESLADLTEQVTDAVVNISASTTVETRGRTLPQLPPGTPFEDLFEDFFNRRGGGDQPRQPRKSNSLGSGFIIDASGIVVTNNHVIGDANDIQVILHDGRKLKAEIVGKDSKTDIAVLRVKPEADRPLKAVPLGDSEKMRPGDWVIAIGNPFGLGGSVSAGIVSARGRNIDSGPYDNYIQTDAAINKGNSGGPLFNMSGEVIGINTAILSPTGGSVGIGFAVPTATAAPVIEQLRQYGETRRGWLGVRIQNVDDTTAEALGLKGGARGALIAGIDEKGPAKTAGFEVGDVIVKFNGVEVKSSSDLPRIVATTPVGKTVDVLTIRKGAEQTRPVTLGRLEDNDKPQPAALNRPQPEADVTRQALGLNLTGLSEEARRRFNIKDGLKGVVVTRVDPNSNAADKRIQAGDLIVEVGQEPVNSPSDVTRRLDQIKKEGRKSALLLVSNAQGEVRFVALSLE, encoded by the coding sequence ATGCCCGCTGCCGAGTCCGCGCCCGCGCGCCGATCCGAAGCCTTCGCGAAACGGCGGCTGCCGGCGCTCGCGGGCGCCCTCCTGGCGCTCTCGGTCGGGACCGCCGCGCTCCCCTCCGCGGCCCTCGCCAGGGGCCCCGAATCCCTCGCCGACCTCACCGAGCAGGTCACCGACGCGGTGGTGAACATCTCGGCCTCGACGACGGTGGAGACCCGCGGCCGCACCCTGCCGCAGCTGCCCCCCGGCACCCCCTTCGAGGACCTGTTCGAGGATTTCTTCAACCGGCGGGGCGGCGGCGATCAGCCGCGCCAGCCGCGCAAGTCGAACTCGCTCGGCTCCGGCTTCATCATCGACGCCTCCGGCATCGTGGTGACGAACAACCACGTGATCGGCGACGCCAACGACATCCAGGTCATCCTGCACGACGGCCGCAAGCTGAAGGCGGAGATCGTCGGCAAGGATTCCAAGACCGACATCGCGGTGCTGCGGGTCAAGCCGGAGGCGGACCGGCCGCTCAAGGCGGTGCCGCTCGGCGATTCCGAGAAGATGCGGCCGGGCGACTGGGTGATCGCGATCGGCAACCCGTTCGGCCTCGGCGGCTCGGTCTCGGCCGGCATCGTCTCGGCGCGCGGCCGCAACATCGATTCGGGGCCCTACGACAACTACATCCAGACCGACGCGGCCATCAACAAGGGCAATTCGGGCGGTCCGCTGTTCAACATGAGCGGCGAGGTGATCGGCATCAACACGGCGATCCTGTCGCCGACCGGCGGCTCGGTCGGCATCGGCTTCGCGGTCCCGACCGCGACGGCGGCCCCGGTGATCGAGCAGTTGCGCCAGTACGGCGAGACCCGTCGCGGCTGGCTCGGCGTGCGGATCCAGAACGTCGACGACACCACCGCCGAGGCGCTCGGCCTCAAGGGCGGCGCCCGCGGCGCGCTGATCGCCGGCATCGACGAGAAGGGCCCGGCCAAGACCGCCGGCTTCGAGGTCGGCGACGTGATCGTGAAGTTCAACGGCGTCGAGGTGAAGTCGTCGAGCGACCTGCCCCGCATCGTGGCGACGACGCCGGTCGGCAAGACCGTGGACGTGCTCACGATCCGCAAGGGCGCGGAGCAGACGCGGCCGGTCACCCTCGGGCGGCTGGAGGACAACGACAAGCCCCAGCCCGCCGCCCTCAACCGGCCCCAGCCCGAGGCCGACGTGACGCGCCAGGCCCTCGGCCTCAACCTGACCGGCCTCTCCGAGGAGGCGCGGCGGCGCTTCAACATCAAGGACGGGCTGAAGGGGGTGGTAGTCACCCGCGTCGACCCGAACTCGAACGCGGCCGACAAGCGCATCCAGGCCGGCGACCTCATCGTCGAGGTCGGCCAGGAGCCGGTGAACTCACCCTCGGACGTCACCCGCCGCCTGGATCAGATCAAGAAGGAGGGCCGCAAATCCGCCCTGCTGCTGGTCTCGAACGCCCAGGGCGAGGTGCGGTTCGTGGCGCTGAGCCTCGAATAG
- a CDS encoding ATP-dependent helicase yields the protein MTRDAAGAEAPAPTSIAARARAAVAPPGAAYLDGLNPEQRRAVEATEGPVLVLAGAGTGKTRVLTTRIAHLIAIGRARPFDILAVTFTNKAAREMKERIGGLIGAAGEGMPWLGTFHAIGTKILRRHAELVGLRSDFTILGTDDQLRLLKQVIEAAGIDEKRWPARGLAQAIDGWKNRGLAPDQVPAGEAGAFGFGKGGPLYAAYQERLATLNAVDFGDLLLLCLKLWRENPDILASYQDRFRYILVDEYQDTNVAQYLWLRLLAQGRRNVCCVGDDDQSIYGWRGAEVDNILRFEHDFPGAVVVRLERNYRSTGHILAAAATLIAHNEGRLGKTLRTEAGAGEPVTVTGAWDSEEEARLIGETIEGLQRQEHPLAQIAVLVRTSAQMREVEDRFVQLGLPYRVIGGPRFYERAEVRDALGYLRLTANGADDLAFERIVNTPKRGLGDATLQALHGVARRRAVPLLHAARLIVETEELKPKPRSTLRALVQCFDRWAKLLEGRPHAEVAQIILEESGYTEMWQKERTADAAGRLENLKELVRSLEEFPDLPAFLEHIALVMDANEAEGGDRVSLMTLHAAKGLEFDTVFLPGWEDGLFPNQRALDESGRAGLEEERRLAHVGLTRARKRAKISFAVNRRIHGLWSSTMPSRFIDELPEASVSVIEAPANFSHGPSRFDRQATPFGSSYATPGWQRAQAATAGQERFGGQGRPGEPRFGEGRGARGAPRQIEGTLVAKSTGTASDYVAGARVFHTKFGPGSVAAVDGNKLTVDFDKAGRKMVLDSFVQPT from the coding sequence ATGACTCGCGATGCCGCCGGGGCCGAGGCGCCCGCCCCCACCTCGATCGCAGCCCGCGCGAGGGCCGCCGTGGCGCCTCCCGGGGCGGCCTATCTCGACGGGCTCAATCCGGAGCAGCGCCGCGCCGTCGAGGCGACGGAGGGGCCCGTCCTGGTCCTGGCCGGCGCGGGCACCGGCAAGACGCGGGTGCTGACCACGCGCATCGCCCACCTGATCGCCATCGGCCGCGCCCGGCCCTTCGACATCCTGGCCGTGACCTTCACCAACAAGGCCGCGCGGGAGATGAAGGAGCGCATCGGCGGCCTGATCGGCGCGGCCGGCGAGGGCATGCCCTGGCTCGGCACGTTCCACGCGATCGGCACCAAGATCCTGCGCCGCCACGCGGAGCTGGTCGGGCTGCGATCCGACTTCACCATCCTGGGCACCGACGACCAGCTGCGCCTGCTCAAGCAGGTGATCGAGGCGGCGGGCATCGACGAGAAGCGCTGGCCCGCCCGCGGCCTCGCCCAGGCCATCGACGGCTGGAAGAACCGCGGCCTCGCCCCCGACCAGGTGCCGGCCGGCGAGGCCGGCGCCTTCGGCTTCGGCAAGGGCGGGCCGCTCTACGCCGCCTATCAGGAGCGCCTCGCCACCCTCAACGCGGTCGATTTCGGCGACCTGCTCCTGCTCTGCCTCAAGCTCTGGCGCGAGAATCCCGACATCCTGGCGAGCTACCAGGACCGCTTCCGCTACATCCTGGTCGACGAGTACCAGGACACCAACGTGGCGCAGTATCTCTGGCTGCGGCTCCTGGCCCAGGGCCGCCGCAACGTCTGCTGCGTGGGCGACGACGACCAGTCGATCTACGGCTGGCGCGGCGCCGAGGTCGACAACATCCTGCGCTTCGAGCACGATTTCCCGGGCGCCGTGGTGGTGCGGCTGGAGCGCAACTACCGCTCGACGGGCCACATCCTGGCCGCGGCGGCGACGCTGATCGCCCACAACGAGGGGCGGCTCGGCAAGACCCTGCGCACGGAGGCCGGCGCGGGCGAGCCCGTCACGGTGACGGGCGCCTGGGATTCCGAGGAGGAGGCGCGCCTCATCGGGGAGACCATCGAGGGCCTGCAGCGGCAGGAGCATCCCCTGGCGCAGATCGCCGTGCTGGTGCGCACCTCCGCCCAGATGCGCGAGGTCGAGGACCGCTTCGTCCAGCTCGGCCTGCCCTACCGGGTGATCGGCGGCCCGCGCTTCTACGAGCGGGCCGAGGTGCGCGACGCGCTCGGCTACCTGCGCCTGACCGCCAACGGGGCGGACGACCTCGCCTTCGAGCGCATCGTCAACACGCCCAAGCGCGGGCTCGGCGACGCCACCCTGCAGGCCCTCCACGGTGTCGCGCGGCGGCGCGCGGTGCCGCTCCTGCACGCGGCCCGGCTGATCGTCGAGACGGAGGAGCTGAAGCCCAAGCCCCGCTCGACCCTGCGGGCCCTGGTGCAGTGCTTCGACCGCTGGGCGAAGCTCCTGGAGGGGCGGCCCCACGCCGAGGTGGCCCAGATCATCCTGGAGGAATCCGGCTACACCGAGATGTGGCAGAAGGAGCGCACCGCCGACGCCGCCGGCCGGCTGGAGAACCTCAAGGAACTGGTGCGCTCGCTGGAGGAGTTCCCCGACCTGCCGGCCTTCCTGGAGCACATCGCGCTGGTGATGGACGCCAACGAGGCGGAGGGCGGCGACCGCGTCAGCCTGATGACGCTGCACGCCGCCAAGGGGCTCGAATTCGACACGGTCTTCCTGCCGGGCTGGGAGGACGGGCTGTTTCCCAACCAGCGCGCCCTCGACGAGAGCGGCCGGGCCGGGCTGGAGGAGGAGCGGCGCCTCGCCCATGTCGGGCTCACCCGGGCCCGCAAGCGCGCCAAGATCTCCTTCGCGGTCAACCGCCGCATCCACGGCCTGTGGTCCTCGACCATGCCGAGCCGCTTCATCGACGAATTGCCCGAGGCGAGCGTGAGCGTGATCGAGGCGCCGGCGAACTTCTCCCACGGCCCCTCGCGCTTCGACCGGCAGGCGACGCCCTTCGGCTCCTCCTACGCGACCCCCGGCTGGCAGCGCGCCCAGGCGGCCACGGCCGGACAGGAGCGCTTCGGCGGCCAGGGCCGCCCGGGCGAGCCCCGCTTCGGCGAGGGCCGCGGCGCGCGCGGCGCCCCCAGGCAGATCGAGGGAACGCTGGTGGCGAAGTCGACCGGCACTGCGTCAGACTACGTAGCGGGCGCGCGTGTCTTCCACACGAAGTTCGGCCCCGGCTCGGTCGCGGCGGTCGACGGCAACAAGCTCACGGTTGACTTCGACAAGGCCGGCCGGAAGATGGTCCTCGACAGTTTCGTCCAGCCGACCTGA
- a CDS encoding DUF2065 family protein codes for MRDLVAALGLALAIEGLLCAAFPGAMRRAMLEAAQTPAERMRLVGVVSAVAGVIVVGVVRLLLR; via the coding sequence GTGCGCGACCTCGTCGCCGCGCTCGGGCTCGCGCTCGCGATCGAGGGCCTGCTCTGCGCGGCCTTCCCGGGGGCGATGCGGCGGGCCATGCTGGAGGCGGCCCAGACCCCGGCGGAGCGGATGCGCCTCGTCGGGGTCGTCTCCGCGGTGGCGGGGGTGATCGTGGTCGGGGTGGTGCGCCTCCTGCTCCGCTAG